Proteins co-encoded in one Kutzneria chonburiensis genomic window:
- a CDS encoding Ku protein gives MRAMWKGTVAFGLVAIPINLYAATENKGVQLRQVHEADGGRIQYKRWCSVEDAEVPYAEIAKGYELEDGRMVVLTDTELSSLPLPTQKTIDVLEFVPLAAIDPLFFDKAYYLEPQKSAVKPYVLLRDALHKSGHVAIAKVALRQREVLAVLRVHNDVLTMSTMLWPDEVRTPDFAFLQQDSPQVREQELTMAGQLIDSLAEPVFEPDRYQDSYRQALENLIDAKIEGEEVTTPPGVEQTAEVVDLISALQASVKAASRPSSSRKPAAKKPAAVEKKPPAKRRPTRSA, from the coding sequence ATGCGGGCGATGTGGAAGGGGACGGTGGCCTTCGGACTGGTCGCCATCCCGATCAACCTGTACGCGGCGACCGAGAACAAGGGCGTCCAGCTGCGGCAGGTGCACGAGGCCGACGGCGGGCGGATCCAGTACAAGCGCTGGTGTTCGGTCGAGGACGCCGAGGTGCCGTACGCCGAGATCGCCAAGGGGTACGAGCTCGAGGACGGGCGCATGGTCGTGCTCACCGACACCGAGCTGTCCAGCCTGCCGCTGCCCACCCAGAAGACCATCGACGTGCTCGAGTTCGTGCCGCTGGCCGCCATCGATCCGCTGTTCTTCGACAAGGCCTACTACCTCGAGCCGCAGAAGTCCGCCGTCAAGCCTTACGTGCTGCTGCGCGACGCCCTGCACAAGTCCGGGCACGTCGCCATCGCCAAGGTCGCCCTGCGCCAGCGCGAGGTCCTTGCCGTGCTGCGGGTGCACAACGACGTGCTCACCATGTCAACCATGCTGTGGCCCGACGAGGTCCGTACGCCCGATTTCGCCTTCCTGCAACAGGATTCGCCGCAGGTGCGGGAGCAGGAGCTGACCATGGCCGGTCAGCTCATCGACTCGTTGGCCGAGCCCGTCTTCGAGCCCGACCGCTACCAGGACAGCTACCGGCAGGCGTTGGAGAACCTGATCGACGCCAAGATCGAGGGCGAGGAGGTCACCACCCCGCCCGGCGTCGAGCAGACCGCCGAGGTCGTCGACCTCATCAGTGCCTTGCAGGCCAGCGTCAAGGCCGCCAGCCGCCCTTCGTCGTCGCGCAAGCCCGCCGCCAAGAAACCCGCTGCCGTCGAGAAGAAGCCGCCCGCCAAACGCCGCCCCACCCGCAGCGCTTGA
- a CDS encoding NADP-dependent succinic semialdehyde dehydrogenase, which translates to MAIATVNPTTGRTERSFEPHTDAEVERRIANARAGFDELRRTSFAQRATWLRRAAELLDNEASEIAETMTTEMGKTLVAAKAEANKCATGMRFYAEHAEDFLADVPADAEAVNARSAYVTYQPLGVVLAVMPWNFPLWQVVRFAAPALMAGNAGLLKHASNVPQTALYLGELFVRAGFPEGAFQTLLVGSDKVADIIADDRVQAATLTGSEGAGRSLAAEAGKHLKKTVLELGGSDPYVVMPSADLARAAEVAATARCQNNGQSCIAAKRFIVHTDAYDEFTEHFVKAMSQLTLGDPMRESTDVGPLATEQGRQDVAELVADAVEGGAQVLVGGEVPERDGWWYPPTVIAGVTEKMRMFKEEVFGPVAALYRVDSYDEAVALANATSFGLGANAWTSDDGERDRFVRDLDAGLVFINGMVASYPHLPFGGVKNSGYGRELSAVGIKEFCNAKAVWIN; encoded by the coding sequence ATGGCCATCGCTACGGTGAACCCGACGACGGGACGCACGGAACGCTCCTTCGAGCCGCACACCGACGCCGAGGTCGAGCGCCGGATCGCGAACGCGCGTGCGGGCTTCGACGAGCTCCGCCGGACGAGTTTCGCGCAACGCGCGACGTGGCTGCGGCGGGCGGCGGAACTGCTGGACAACGAGGCGTCCGAGATCGCCGAGACGATGACCACGGAGATGGGCAAGACGCTGGTCGCGGCCAAGGCCGAGGCGAACAAGTGTGCGACCGGGATGCGGTTCTACGCCGAGCACGCCGAGGATTTCCTGGCCGACGTGCCGGCCGACGCCGAGGCGGTGAACGCCAGGAGCGCCTACGTGACGTATCAGCCGCTGGGCGTGGTGCTGGCGGTCATGCCCTGGAACTTTCCGCTGTGGCAGGTGGTCCGATTCGCCGCGCCGGCGCTGATGGCCGGCAACGCCGGCCTGCTCAAGCACGCCTCCAACGTCCCGCAAACCGCCCTCTACCTGGGCGAACTGTTCGTGCGGGCCGGTTTCCCCGAGGGTGCGTTCCAGACGCTGCTGGTCGGCTCGGACAAGGTCGCCGACATCATCGCTGACGACCGCGTGCAGGCGGCGACGCTCACCGGCAGTGAAGGGGCCGGTCGGTCGCTGGCCGCCGAGGCGGGCAAGCACCTGAAGAAAACCGTGCTGGAGCTGGGCGGATCCGATCCGTACGTGGTGATGCCGAGCGCCGACCTGGCCCGCGCCGCCGAGGTCGCGGCGACGGCCCGCTGCCAGAACAACGGTCAGAGCTGCATCGCGGCGAAGCGCTTCATCGTGCACACCGACGCCTACGACGAGTTCACCGAGCACTTCGTGAAGGCGATGTCGCAGCTGACGCTCGGCGACCCGATGCGGGAGTCCACCGACGTGGGCCCGCTGGCGACCGAGCAGGGCCGCCAGGACGTCGCCGAGCTGGTGGCTGACGCGGTCGAAGGCGGCGCGCAGGTGCTGGTCGGCGGCGAAGTGCCGGAGCGGGACGGCTGGTGGTACCCGCCGACCGTGATCGCCGGCGTCACCGAGAAGATGCGGATGTTCAAGGAAGAAGTGTTCGGGCCGGTGGCGGCACTGTACCGAGTGGACAGTTACGACGAAGCGGTCGCGCTGGCCAATGCGACCAGCTTCGGTCTTGGCGCCAACGCCTGGACGTCCGACGACGGCGAGCGCGACCGCTTCGTCCGCGATCTCGATGCGGGCCTGGTGTTCATCAACGGCATGGTGGCCTCGTACCCGCACCTGCCCTTCGGCGGCGTGAAGAACTCCGGCTACGGCCGCGAGCTCTCCGCCGTGGGCATCAAGGAGTTCTGCAACGCCAAGGCGGTCTGGATCAACTAG
- a CDS encoding discoidin domain-containing protein, with protein MPLGTATAYAASPPGDVVGKITVGYQGWFACVGDGAPINAWWHWSNDWGQPPSPTNNWINVWPDMREYSRGYPTAYGNLGNGQPATLFSSYDQQAVDTHFSWMHQYGCDTAALQRFNPNGGEGATRDAVAARVRSSAEKYGVKFYIMYDVSGWTTMQPEIKADWTTKMSAHTASPMYARQNGKPVVCIWGFGFSDGNHPWDAGTCLDVINWFKGQGCYVIGGVPREWRVGGAGTRTGFIDTYHAFNMLSPWMVGAISDAGGSDNIYNTINIGDQADCNSHGIDYQPCVLPGEVHARQRAHGDFMWRQFYNMVRVGAQGIYISMFDEYGEGNQIAKSAETSAMLPVNSGMLALDEDGTPCSSDYYLRLTADGGRMLKGQIAVTPTRPTPPVLGGGGDTQAPSVPSGLHVTAHTATSAGLAWTASTDNVGVTGYRIFANGSQVGTTASTSFTANGLTPSTAYSFTVTAQDAAGNSSPASAAASVTTDPGGNTNLALNRPTAESSHTQVYGSGNAVDGNSGTYWESANNAFPQWLQVDLGGSTPVSRIVLTLPPVAAWGARTQTLSVSGSVDGSTFTTLVGSTGYTFDPNTGNTVTIPVPAGSRRYLRLTFTANTGWPAGQVSEFQVFAS; from the coding sequence TTGCCACTCGGCACCGCAACGGCGTACGCCGCCAGCCCGCCGGGCGACGTCGTCGGCAAGATCACCGTCGGCTACCAGGGCTGGTTCGCCTGTGTCGGCGACGGCGCGCCGATCAACGCCTGGTGGCACTGGAGCAACGACTGGGGCCAGCCGCCGTCGCCGACCAACAACTGGATCAACGTCTGGCCGGACATGCGCGAGTACAGCCGCGGCTACCCGACGGCGTACGGGAATCTCGGCAACGGCCAGCCGGCGACGCTGTTCTCCTCCTACGACCAGCAGGCCGTCGACACGCATTTCTCGTGGATGCACCAGTACGGCTGCGACACCGCGGCCCTGCAACGCTTCAACCCCAACGGCGGCGAGGGCGCAACCCGCGACGCCGTGGCCGCGCGGGTGCGGTCGTCGGCCGAGAAGTACGGCGTGAAGTTCTACATCATGTACGACGTCTCCGGCTGGACCACCATGCAGCCGGAGATCAAGGCCGACTGGACGACCAAGATGTCCGCGCACACGGCATCGCCGATGTACGCGCGGCAGAACGGCAAACCGGTGGTCTGCATCTGGGGCTTCGGCTTCAGCGACGGCAACCACCCGTGGGACGCCGGCACCTGCCTGGACGTGATCAACTGGTTCAAGGGCCAGGGCTGCTACGTGATCGGTGGCGTGCCGAGGGAATGGCGGGTCGGCGGGGCCGGCACCCGCACCGGGTTCATCGACACCTACCACGCGTTCAACATGCTCTCGCCGTGGATGGTCGGCGCGATCAGCGACGCGGGAGGATCCGACAACATCTACAACACGATCAACATCGGCGACCAGGCCGACTGCAACAGCCATGGCATCGACTACCAGCCCTGCGTGCTGCCCGGCGAGGTGCACGCCCGGCAGCGGGCCCACGGCGACTTCATGTGGCGGCAGTTCTACAACATGGTTCGTGTTGGGGCGCAAGGCATCTACATCTCCATGTTCGACGAGTACGGCGAGGGCAACCAGATCGCCAAGTCGGCCGAGACCTCGGCGATGCTGCCGGTCAACTCCGGCATGCTGGCACTGGACGAGGACGGCACCCCCTGCTCGTCCGACTACTACCTGCGGCTCACCGCCGACGGCGGCCGCATGCTCAAGGGTCAGATCGCTGTGACACCAACACGTCCGACACCACCGGTGCTGGGCGGCGGTGGCGACACCCAGGCACCGTCCGTCCCAAGTGGACTCCACGTCACCGCGCACACGGCAACTTCGGCGGGCCTGGCCTGGACCGCGTCCACCGACAACGTCGGCGTCACCGGTTACCGGATCTTCGCCAACGGCTCCCAGGTCGGCACCACGGCGTCGACCTCCTTCACCGCCAACGGTTTGACGCCGTCGACCGCGTACAGCTTCACCGTGACCGCACAGGATGCCGCCGGAAACTCCTCCCCTGCCTCGGCGGCCGCCTCCGTGACCACGGATCCCGGCGGCAACACCAACCTGGCGTTGAACCGGCCGACCGCCGAATCCAGCCACACCCAGGTCTACGGGTCCGGCAACGCCGTGGACGGCAACTCCGGCACGTACTGGGAAAGCGCTAACAATGCGTTCCCGCAATGGCTTCAGGTCGACCTCGGCGGCTCGACCCCGGTCAGCCGGATCGTGCTCACGCTGCCGCCGGTAGCCGCCTGGGGCGCCCGTACCCAGACGTTGTCCGTGTCCGGGTCGGTCGACGGCAGCACCTTCACCACGCTCGTCGGGTCGACCGGCTACACGTTCGATCCCAACACCGGCAACACCGTCACCATCCCGGTGCCGGCCGGCAGCCGCCGGTACCTGCGGCTGACGTTCACCGCCAACACCGGCTGGCCGGCCGGACAGGTCTCGGAGTTCCAGGTATTCGCTAGTTGA
- a CDS encoding NUDIX hydrolase — translation MIETVALVHVRDSRVLLVRTHGRKAFYLPGGKYEPGETDQAALTREVLEETGCTLLSSWPYGVFEGDAHGQGPGTQVRITCYFGEVAGEPTASSEIAECGYHTYEQYSAMPETAPVVHAIVDDLHRLGLV, via the coding sequence GTGATCGAGACCGTCGCGCTGGTGCATGTCCGGGACTCGCGGGTGCTGTTGGTGCGCACCCACGGGCGCAAGGCGTTCTACCTGCCCGGCGGCAAGTACGAGCCAGGGGAGACCGACCAGGCCGCGCTGACCCGGGAAGTGCTGGAGGAGACCGGCTGCACGCTGCTCTCCTCGTGGCCGTACGGCGTCTTCGAGGGCGACGCGCACGGGCAGGGCCCGGGCACGCAGGTGCGGATCACCTGCTATTTCGGGGAAGTCGCCGGCGAGCCCACGGCCAGCTCGGAGATCGCCGAGTGCGGGTACCACACCTATGAGCAGTACTCGGCCATGCCGGAGACGGCGCCGGTCGTCCACGCCATCGTGGACGACCTGCACCGACTCGGGCTGGTCTAG
- a CDS encoding family 1 encapsulin nanocompartment shell protein — protein MNNLHRELAPISEAAWADIEEEARRTFTRHVAGRRVVDLTGPAGETLSAVGTGHLKALSDADGVLVRSREVQPIVEIRVPFTVSRRAVDDVERGAKDADWDPVKEAAKRIAFVEDRAIFDGLRGADIAGVRAATTNDALTLPQDVREYPNIVAQALSALRLAGVDGPYTLLLSADAYTAVEETTDHGYPIREHLSRVIKGGDIIWAPAIDGAFLLSARGGDYELHLGQDLSIGYLSHDAESIELYFQESLTFQVHTGEAGIALQA, from the coding sequence ATGAACAACCTGCACCGGGAACTCGCGCCGATCTCCGAGGCGGCGTGGGCCGACATCGAGGAGGAGGCCCGCCGCACCTTCACCCGCCACGTCGCCGGCCGCCGGGTCGTCGACCTGACCGGCCCGGCCGGCGAGACGCTGTCCGCGGTCGGCACCGGCCACCTCAAGGCTCTCTCCGACGCCGACGGCGTGCTGGTGCGCAGCCGCGAGGTGCAGCCGATCGTGGAGATCCGGGTGCCGTTCACGGTGTCCCGCCGCGCCGTCGACGACGTGGAGCGCGGGGCCAAGGACGCCGACTGGGATCCGGTGAAGGAAGCGGCCAAGCGCATCGCCTTCGTCGAGGACCGGGCGATCTTCGACGGCCTGCGCGGCGCCGACATCGCCGGTGTGCGGGCCGCGACCACGAACGACGCCCTGACGCTGCCGCAGGACGTCCGCGAGTACCCGAACATCGTCGCGCAGGCACTGAGCGCGCTGCGGCTGGCCGGCGTCGACGGGCCGTACACACTGCTGCTGTCGGCCGACGCCTACACGGCGGTGGAGGAGACGACCGACCACGGTTACCCGATCCGCGAGCACCTGTCGCGGGTGATCAAGGGCGGCGACATCATCTGGGCCCCGGCCATCGACGGCGCTTTCCTGCTGTCGGCCCGTGGCGGCGACTACGAGCTGCATCTCGGGCAGGACCTGTCGATCGGCTACCTGTCGCACGACGCCGAGAGCATCGAGCTGTACTTCCAGGAGTCGCTGACCTTCCAGGTGCACACCGGCGAAGCCGGCATCGCCCTACAGGCCTAG